GCTACCTGGACAGGTGAGCAAACGACTACGCGGGGCACAAGCAGGTCGCACGCATTTGGCAGGGGAATTGAAATGGAAACCACATCCTCAAGCGGAAATCCTTTGATGGATCTGTCGGACAATCTGGCAGACATTGTCACGCGAGTCGGGCGGAGCGTCGTGGCAGTACACGGCCGACATCGCATGCCGTCGAGTGGGGTAATCTGGCGACATGGCGTCGTCGTGACGGCTGCGCACACGATCAGGCGTGAGGACGGGATCGAAGTTACATTGACCGACGGCCGTACGGTCGCCGCAGTCCTCGCGGGCCTGGATCTGGGGTCCGACGTCGGCGTGCTGAAACTGGACGGCGCGGACATGGACCCAATCGATTCCGGCGATGCCCACTCACTGAAGCCGGGTCACCTTGCGCTCGCCGTCGCACGTGCGGACGATTCCGGCATCAGCGCTGATTTTGGCGTGATCGGCAGCATAGGTGGTCCCTGGCGCACGTGGAAAGGCGGACAACTCGACGCGTTCGTGCGATTGGACGGCGGTCTGCGCCCAGGTTTCTCCGGGGCGGCCCTCGCGGATATGCGCGGGCAGGTCATGGGCATCTGCACCTCGGCACTGATGCGCGGCGCCGGTATGGTGATTCCGGGGATGACGGTGGAGCGTGTCACCGATGAACTGCTGGCTAAAGGGCACGTCTCACGCGGCTACCTTGGCGTCGGCACACAGCAGGTCGCCCTGCTGGATGCCTGGGTCAATAAAATGAACCTGTCATTCAGCAGTGGATTGCTGATCAATTCGCTTGCGCAGGGCGGTCCTGCGGAGCAGGCGGGCGTGCTGATAGGCGATGTACTGATCGAACTGGACGGCAAGCCTTGCCGCGACATTGGCGACGTGAGTGCCGCACTTGGCTCCGCAAACATTGGGCAGCAGTTGCAAATCGCCTTGATCCGAGGTGGCGAACGCCACGCGTGTTCGATAACAGTGGGCGAACGACCTCGACGGAATTCGTGCAGGTAAAGTCCGGGAAGCGACGAAATGTCGGATGGACAGACGGTACAGACGGCGCCGTTACGGGTCGCCGTGATTGCGACATCGTGGCAAGAGCGCGTAAGCCTGCAAGCGCTCGTCGAGGCGAACCCGGCATTTGAGTTCCTGGGTAGCGCAGCCGACGCCGAAAAGCTCGTCGATTGCCTCGCCGGATCGGTGCCGGATGTGGTCGTCACCGACATCGCGCCGGAGGCGAGCGACGCGCTCAAGACGCTATTCGAACTCTCGCACGCGTTACCGTCGCTGGTCCTGTTGAGCGACGACCCGGACAGCGACTGGATCCTCGATGCGTTGCCCGCCGATGCGGCGGCGATCCTGCCGCGCAACGCGATGCCAGCTGAAATCGTCGTGTCCATCGAAGCCGTCGCCGCAGGCCTTTGTGTGGTGACGCGCGACGTCCTCGTAAGGTTGCTGGCCGGAACGAGAGCGCCGCGCCAGAAGCTATCCGGCGAACCGCTCGAAGCCTTGACGTTACGAGAGATTGGCGTGCTGGCGATGCTCGCGGACGGACTCGGGAACAAGGAGATTGCGCGGCAACTCGACATTTCGGACAACACCGTCAAATTTCACCTCTCCTCCATCTTTGGCAAACTCGGCGCGACCAACCGCACGGAAGCGGTGATGCTCGGCATGCGGCACGGATTCATCATGGTGTAAACAGATTCGACGACATGCCGCCAATCAACAGATGCGCCGCCGCCGTCGCGGCGCGAGCGATTGATTACGGGGTTGGCACGACTGCTCCAAAAGGGCAACTATGTGTTGATTCATCCCATACCCCGACCTTTTTCGTCGCATGCGACGAATGTTCGCGACAGGAAAACCGGCAAGATGCCGATGGCGCCCCGTCCCGGACGCCGAAAACGGTACATCGGCCTGGTTGTCGTCGAAAAGTGCCAATTTCCGATCGAACGTTGATTCGCTCTGCCATTAGCGATACCTTTACATCTATTCTGGTCGTCGGGTTCTGGTCAGCGAAGGGGGAACTGTTTCGTGAAGAGAGCGTGGGCTTTCTCCTGCATCGTCGCATTGAGCGCGATCCTCGGGGGATGCGGCAAGCAGGCATCGCAAAACGCCACCGAGGCATCGAGCGCGTCCGCAAGCCAGGCGCCGGTTCTGCCATCCCAGAGCGCGAGCGATGCAAACGCCGCATCAGGCGCGCAAGGGGCGGGCGCGCTGGCCACCGTCACCACGACCCAATTGCCGGGAGAGGCAGCCGAAACACTGCGGTTGATCAAAACGGGCGGCCCCTTCCCGTTCAGCGACGACGGCGTCCTGTTCCGTAACAGTGCGCTTTTGCTGCCGAAGCATCCGCGCGGCTACTACCACACCTACACCGTTCGCACGCCGGGCGCGAATGATCGCGGGCAGCGTCGGATCGTATGTGGTGGACCGCGCAGGCAGACCGGCGAGTGCTATTACACCGACGATTACTACGCCAGTTTCAAGCGCATTGCAGAATAAAGACGGAATTGACTTCATGAGCAGACGCAGTCCGCGGGCTGACCGCGGCGTCGCGAGTCATCTTTTCACTAGCGGTGACGGCGCCTGTTTCGGCGCGTATTGCGGCAACACGTAACGGATCGCTGAGCGGCATTCGGCAGAACAAGAACGCCCCGGGCTTCCTGTCAAGGAAACGCCGGGGCGTTGCGTTTGCAGAGTCCGAGCCGCAACGGCTCGTTCAGTGACAGCGATGAACGCCCAAGCCATTGCGATGAGCCGGTGGTGTTTCGTCAATCAGAAAACCTGAAGGCAGCCATCAGAACTATGAGATTTTCCTGCCGCGGCGCTTCTGCGATAG
The sequence above is drawn from the Paraburkholderia sprentiae WSM5005 genome and encodes:
- a CDS encoding S1C family serine protease — its product is MDLSDNLADIVTRVGRSVVAVHGRHRMPSSGVIWRHGVVVTAAHTIRREDGIEVTLTDGRTVAAVLAGLDLGSDVGVLKLDGADMDPIDSGDAHSLKPGHLALAVARADDSGISADFGVIGSIGGPWRTWKGGQLDAFVRLDGGLRPGFSGAALADMRGQVMGICTSALMRGAGMVIPGMTVERVTDELLAKGHVSRGYLGVGTQQVALLDAWVNKMNLSFSSGLLINSLAQGGPAEQAGVLIGDVLIELDGKPCRDIGDVSAALGSANIGQQLQIALIRGGERHACSITVGERPRRNSCR
- a CDS encoding response regulator transcription factor, which translates into the protein MSDGQTVQTAPLRVAVIATSWQERVSLQALVEANPAFEFLGSAADAEKLVDCLAGSVPDVVVTDIAPEASDALKTLFELSHALPSLVLLSDDPDSDWILDALPADAAAILPRNAMPAEIVVSIEAVAAGLCVVTRDVLVRLLAGTRAPRQKLSGEPLEALTLREIGVLAMLADGLGNKEIARQLDISDNTVKFHLSSIFGKLGATNRTEAVMLGMRHGFIMV
- a CDS encoding ribonuclease — its product is MKRAWAFSCIVALSAILGGCGKQASQNATEASSASASQAPVLPSQSASDANAASGAQGAGALATVTTTQLPGEAAETLRLIKTGGPFPFSDDGVLFRNSALLLPKHPRGYYHTYTVRTPGANDRGQRRIVCGGPRRQTGECYYTDDYYASFKRIAE